The following are encoded in a window of Brettanomyces bruxellensis chromosome 9, complete sequence genomic DNA:
- a CDS encoding uncharacterized protein (BUSCO:EOG09263VOP) — MDSLIRQIRQRVPMGSLDWNSAIENAFPSLEEQNLLLSEVTKCAKLNPFYAKHIIKNFVEKLERRQRDGDESGLDDALYEKLYELLPAKALDPTATDILGYTMKTSTENCKDDAVVWIRESPRLISGMGTTGMRTWEASLFLSQYLGMVLDGSSGKSGLLEESNMKIFESVRDDFVGKTVLELGCGTGFVGIYMLKRFGSLLKHLIFTDGDTQLIDRMSSNLNLNDLSVDSKKLQVRKLWWGEDDLPMQRVDTIVAADVTYDASVIPDLAEVLDEAMSQDNKVYGRVNVAYIAATIRNEVTIKTWEEYLEMGRQDKIWTWEIIESTKDPVCWKTSLQSTNQLDNIWYPVGVAEIRIYKISRVIERNMTIED, encoded by the coding sequence ATGGACTCGTTAATAAGACAAATCAGACAGCGAGTTCCCATGGGGAGCCTCGATTGGAATTCAGCTATTGAAAATGCATTTCCAAGTTTAGAGGAGCAAAACCTTCTGCTATCTGAAGTTACAAAATGTGCAAAGCTCAACCCTTTCTACGCCAAGCATATAATTAAGAATTTTGTCGAGAAATTGGAGAGAAGACAAAGAGATGGTGATGAATCGGGCCTGGATGATGCTTTGTACGAGAAGTTATACGAGCTTTTGCCAGCAAAGGCACTAGATCCTACTGCTACAGATATTCTAGGATATACTATGAAGACCAGCACGGAAAATTGCAAAGATGATGCTGTTGTTTGGATTAGAGAATCCCCTAGACTTATTTCTGGAATGGGAACAACCGGTATGCGCACATGGGAGGCTTCCTTGTTTCTTTCGCAGTATTTGGGTATGGTTCTGGATGGATCTAGTGGAAAAAGTGGCTTGTTGGAAGAGAGTAATATGAAGATTTTTGAAAGCGTAAGAGATGATTTTGTAGGAAAAACGGTGCTAGAATTGGGATGCGGTACGGGCTTTGTTGGGATATACATGCTGAAACGGTTTGGAAGCCTGTTGAAACATCTTATATTTACAGATGGTGACACGCAACTTATTGACCGGATGTCTTCCAACCTAAATTTGAACGACCTTAGTGTGGACAGCAAGAAATTGCAAGTGCGGAAACTTTGGTGGGGTGAAGATGATCTTCCAATGCAAAGAGTGGACACTATTGTTGCTGCTGATGTTACTTATGATGCATCTGTTATTCCGGATCTTGCAGAGGTACTGGATGAAGCCATGAGTCAGGATAACAAAGTTTATGGAAGGGTGAATGTTGCCTACATTGCCGCAACAATTCGAAATGAAGTGACAATTAAGACATGGGAGGAATATTTAGAGATGGGTAGGCAAGACAAAATATGGACCTGGGAAATTATCGAATCGACTAAAGATCCTGTTTGTTGGAAAACAAGCCTTCAAAGTACCAATCAATTGGATAATATTTGGTATCCAGTTGGAGTTGCGGAAATCCGCATATACAAGATTAGCCGAGTTATAGAGAGAAATATGACGATTGAGGATTGA
- a CDS encoding uncharacterized protein (BUSCO:EOG0926300R~CAZy:GT59) produces the protein MSLLADLVDLGIAGFGFLPLRIFHDTIDELVDYPFIDEIFHVQQAQAYCDGDWQYWNSKITTPPGLYWLGALYDNLVDSTCSLDELRSLNLLGGVVLAALAYYLRRRVHNAGFSTFSILMNPLLSIYYSLFYTDVWSAVLTIGGYCIATVRPFKKDIMNAALSAMLGFVSITFRQTNIVWTAFSMVALLDSIAKDQNLYTGDFNQDMKALAHLAVSRIGLLVPYMLVAAAFGFFVYSNGGITLGDKTNHMITFHAMQLFYCATFITGFTLPLWFSFKIIEDYIKDNLLSKKGLFWNAIWIPLIGLTIKNFTVIHPFLLADNRHYVFYLVRRFIMRTENARYELIPIYHFSCYVVWKFIKQSFSEYSSSNSSLAMFFALICSTALTLVPSPLLEPRYFIIPFLFFRMMINPSFDPIINVEWLRKHNTAIRLVLEGIWIWMWTQAVYVIFIRYTFPWDSEIHPQRVIW, from the coding sequence ATGTCACTTTTAGCAGATTTGGTAGATTTGGGAATTGCCGGCTTTGGCTTTTTACCATTAAGAATATTTCACGATACCATTGATGAACTCGTCGATTATCCATTTATAGATGAGATATTTCACGTACAGCAAGCACAGGCTTATTGTGACGGCGACTGGCAGTACTGGAACTCTAAGATTACTACACCGCCCGGCCTTTATTGGTTAGGTGCCCTGTACGATAATCTTGTCGATAGCACATGCTCATTGGATGAGCTGCGAAGTCTCAATCTTCTAGGAGGAGTCGTTCTTGCTGCTTTAGCATACTACCTTCGGAGAAGAGTGCACAATGCTGGTTTCAGCACCTTTTCCATCTTGATGAACCCACTTTTGAGCATCTACTACTCGCTTTTCTATACAGACGTCTGGTCTGCTGTTTTGACCATTGGGGGATATTGCATTGCCACAGTGCGGCCGTTTAAGAAAGATATTATGAATGCAGCTCTTTCTGCAATGTTGGGATTTGTCTCGATCACTTTCAGACAGACGAACATTGTCTGGACCGCGTTTTCCATGGTTGCACTTCTAGATTCAATTGCAAAGGATCAGAACTTGTACACGGGAGACTTCAACCAGGACATGAAAGCTCTTGCACACTTGGCAGTGAGTAGGATAGGGCTTCTTGTTCCATACATgcttgttgctgctgcttttGGCTTCTTTGTCTACAGCAATGGAGGCATCACTTTGGGCGATAAAACAAACCACATGATCACATTCCACGCAATGCAACTATTCTACTGTGCGACGTTTATTACAGGATTCACACTTCCACTATGGTTCTCATTCAAGATCATAGAAGATTACATCAAGGACAACTTGTTGTCGAAGAAGGGACTTTTCTGGAATGCTATCTGGATTCCGTTAATCGGACTCACAATCAAGAATTTCACTGTTATTCATCCCTTCCTGTTGGCCGACAACAGGCACTACGTCTTCTATCTTGTCAGGCGGTTCATCATGCGAACAGAAAATGCAAGATACGAGCTTATACcaatatatcatttctCTTGCTATGTGGTCTGGAAGTTTATCAAGCAAAGCTTCAGTGAGTATAGTTCGTCGAACTCTTCTTTGGCCATGTTCTTTGCCCTTATCTGTTCAACTGCCTTGACTTTGGTTCCATCTCCTCTCTTGGAGCCAAGATATTTCATCATaccatttcttttcttccggATGATGATCAATCCTTCATTCGACCCAATTATCAACGTTGAATGGTTGAGAAAGCACAATACTGCCATCAGGCTTGTGCTTGAAGGAATCTGGATCTGGATGTGGACTCAGGCTGTCTATGTCATATTCATCAGATACACATTCCCGTGGGATTCCGAGATTCATCCACAAAGAGTCATCTGGTGA